A window of the Halichoerus grypus chromosome 2, mHalGry1.hap1.1, whole genome shotgun sequence genome harbors these coding sequences:
- the SPNS3 gene encoding protein spinster homolog 3 isoform X5 has product MCLCPSSHPGTGAWAGEAGAMSAQCREPGPGGHPGASGAGPCPPGTASAPWNLPRWWACLAAAVLCYINLLNYMNWFIIAGMLLDIQNFFQISDSNAGLLQTVFICSLLLSAPVFGYLGDRHGRKATLSVGILLWSGAGLSSSFISPQHSWLFFLSRGVVGIGSASYSTIAPTVLGDLFVRDQRTRVLAIFYIFIPVGSGLGYVLGSAVLQLTGNWRWAFRVMPCLEAVALILLIALVPDPPRGAAEKQEEAAVGDPRSSWCEDVRYLGRNWSFVWSTLGVTAIAFVTGALGFWAPTFLLEARVVHGLQLPCLQDPCNNQDSLIFGILTVVTGIIGVVLGAEASRRYKKVNPRAEPLICACSLLIAAPCLYLALILAPVTLLASYVFLALGELLLSCNWAVVADILLLWPPRAAWSQRNGTGWGPTAPAPGSRTWSGPSTSWGRGRDLTLRV; this is encoded by the exons ATGTGCCTCTGTCCCAGCAGCCATCCTGGGACAGGAGCTTGGGCTGGTGAGGCTGGGGCCATGTCGGCGCAGTGCCGGGAGCCCGGGCCGGGGGGGCACCCTGGGGCCTCGGGCGCAGGTCCGTGCCCCCCTGGGACCGCGTCCGCCCCCTGGAACCTGCCCCGCTGGTGGGCTTGCCTGGCCGCCGCGGTGCTCTGCTACATCAACCTCCTCAACTACATGAACTGGTTCATCATTGCAG GGATGCTGCTGGACATACAGAACTTTTTTCAGATCAGCGATAGCAATGCGGGTTTGCTTCAGACAG TCTTCATCTGCAGCCTGCTGCTGTCTGCACCTGTGTTCGGCTACCTGGGCGACCGGCATGGCCGCAAAGCCACTCTGAGTGTTGGGATCCTGCTCTGGTCGGGGGCAGGCCTCTCCAGCTCCTTCATCTCCCCCCAG CATTCCTGGCTCTTCTTCCTGTCCCGGGGAGTCGTGGGCATAGGCTCGGCCAGCTACTCCACCATCGCGCCCACCGTCCTGGGCGACCTCTTTGTGAGGGACCAGCGGACCCGAGTGCTGGCCATCTTCTACATCTTCATCCCTGTTGGAAG CGGTCTGGGCTACGTGCTGGGGTCGGCCGTGTTGCAGCTAACTGGGAACTGGCGTTGGGCCTTCCGA GTCATGCCTTGCCTGGAAGCCGTGGCCTTGATCCTGCTTATCGCGCTGGTTCCAGACCCGCCTCGGGGAGCTGCTGAGAAGCAGGAAGAGGCGGCCGTGGGGGACCCGAGGAGCAGCTGGTGTGAGGATGTCAGGTACCTGGGGAGAAA CTGGAGTTTTGTGTGGTCGACCCTCGGGGTGACCGCCATAGCCTTTGTGACTGGAGCGCTGGGCTTCTGGGCCCCCACGTTTCTGCTCGAGGCCCGTGTAGTACATGGGCTGCAGCTTCCCTGCCTCCAGGATCCGTGCAACAACCAGGACAG CCTGATTTTTGGGATTCTGACTGTGGTGACTGGCATCATTGGGGTGGTCCTGGGAGCAGAGGCTTCAAGGAGGTACAAGAAGGTCAACCCGCGGGCTGAGCCCCTCATCTGTGCCTGTAGCCTGCTTATTGCTGCCCCCTGCCTCTACCTGGCTCTCATCCTGGCCCCGGTCACTCTGCTGGCCTCCTAT GTGTTCCTGGCCCTCGGGGAGCTGCTTCTGTCCTGCAACTGGGCGGTGGTCGCTGACATCCTGCTG